In Gopherus flavomarginatus isolate rGopFla2 chromosome 5, rGopFla2.mat.asm, whole genome shotgun sequence, one DNA window encodes the following:
- the POMT2 gene encoding protein O-mannosyl-transferase 2 isoform X2 — translation MTLAAGRCQAESGPRCGGLRQRRPRRPAGEPSRPSPPPRAWAPLEAPVGVWAPLASITLLSFASRFYRLSEPPHVCWDETHFGKMGSYYINRTFFFDVHPPLGKMLIGLAGYLSGYNGTFPFQKPGDRYEHHNYIGMRGFCAFLGSCLVPFAYLIVLELSKSLSAALLAASILIFDTGCITLSQYILLDPILMFFLMGAVLSMVKYNSCAVRPFSAPWWFWLSLTGVNLAGAIGVKFVGLFVVLLVGLNTVYDLWELLGDLSLSLVTLGKHLLARVFCLILLPLALYTAQFAVHFAVLNKSGPGDGFFSSAFQSRLIGNNLHNVSVPEHLAYGSVITMKNLRMAGGYLHSHWHLYPEGVGARQQQVTAYLHKDLNNLWVIKKHDSNTDHLDPSCSVEFVRHGDVIRLEHKETSRNLHSHQHEAPMTRKHFQVTGYGINGTGDANDFWRIEVVGRKAGKRIKVLRSQIRLTHLATGCILGSSGKTLPKWGWEQVEVTCTPYVKETPNALWNVEDHINPKLPNISLDVLKPSFPEILLESHMVMIRGNSGLKPKENEVTSKPWHWPINYQGLRFSGVNETDYRVYLLGNPVVWWLNLVTIGLYLLMATCTIVTIKRGAQLTVEFKELSEVLLHSGGKIMLGWLLHYLPFFMMGRVLYFHHYFPAMLFSSMLTGITWDTLLKFCAGCLSCSMGKRVYTYGMLALMLLIVYSFYLFHPLSYGMVGPMASDPNSPMAGLRWLESWEF, via the exons ATGACGCTGGCGGCGGGGCGCTGCCAGGCCGAGTCGGGCCCGCGCTGCGGGGGGCTGCGGCAGCGCCGACCTCGCAGGCCGGCCGGCGAGCCGAGCCGTCCCTCTCCTCCTCCgcgggcctgggctcccctggaAGCTCCAGTCGGGGTCTGGGCCCCGCTGGCCTCCATCACCCTCCTCAGCTTCGCCTCCCGCTTCTACCGCCTGTCCGAGCCGCCGCACGTCTG ttgGGATGAAACTCATTTTGGGAAGATGGGAAGTTACTACATTAACCGGACCTTCTTCTTTGATGTCCACCCACCTCTGGGGAAG atGCTGATAGGACTTGCTGGGTACCTGAGCGGATACAATGGCACGTTTCCTTTCCAAAAGCCAGGGGACAGATATGAGCATCATAACTACATAGGAATGAGAGGG TTTTGTGCATTTCTAGGCTCATGCCTAGTTCCCTTCGCCTACCTCATAGTGCTGGAGCTTTCCAAGTCACTGTCTGCAGCATTACTTGCagcctccatcctgatttttg ATACAGGCTGCATTACGCTGTCCCAGTACATCCTGCTTGACCCCATTCTGATGTTCTTTCTTATGGGAGCTGTCCTGAGTATGGTCAAGTATAACTCCTGTGCAGTTAG GCCATTTTCTGCCCCCTGGTGGTTCTGGCTGAGTCTGACTGGGGTCAACCTTGCTGGTGCGATAGGGGTGAAGTTTGTTGGCCTCTTTGTAGTCCTCTTGGTTGGACTGAACACAGTTTATGATCTTTGGGAGTTGCTGGGGGACCTCAGCCTGTCACTG GTCACACTGGGGAAACACTTGCTGGCTCGTGTATTCTGCCTCATCCTGCTGCCACTTGCGCTCTACACAGCTCAGTTTGCTGTTCACTTCGCAGTGTTAAATAAAAG TGGGCCTGGGGATGGTTTTTTCAGCTCTGCCTTTCAGTCCCGACTGATTGGGAACAATCTTCACAATGTCTCTGTTCCAGAGC ACCTGGCCTATGGTTCTGTGATCACAATGAAGAACCTTCGGATGGCAGGGGGGTACCTTCATTCACACTGGCACTTGTACCCAGAGGGTGTGGGGGCTCGTCAGCAGCAG GTCACTGCCTATTTACACAAGGACTTGAACAACCTGTGGGTTATAAAGAAACATGATTCCAACACAG ATCATTTAGATCCTTCCTGCTCTGTGGAGTTTGTAAGGCATGGAGATGTTATCCGGCTGGAGCACAAAGA GACTTCTAGAAATCTTCACAGTCACCAGCATGAGGCCCCCATGACAAGGAAGCACTTTCAGGTCACTGGATACGGAATA AATGGAACAGGAGATGCCAACGATTTTTGGCGGATTGAGGTGGTGGGCAGGAAGGCTGGGAAACGTATTAAAGTCCTACGGAGTCAGATCCGACTGACTCATCTGGCCACAGGATGCATACTTGGGTCCTCTGGGAAGACGCTGCCAAAATG GGGCTGGGAACAGGTGGAAGTCACCTGCACTCCATATGTGAAGGAGACTCCCAATGCCCTTTGGAATGTTGAAGATCACATCAATCCCAAGT tGCCCAATATCAGTCTGGATGTTCTGAAACCTTCGTTCCCAGAGATTCTCCTGGAGTCCCACATGGTTATGATCCGG GGAAATAGTGGCCTCAAACCAAAGGAGAATGAAGTCACATCCAAGCCTTGGCACTGGCCCATCAACTACCAG GGCCTGCGTTTCTCTGGAGTCAACGAAACAGATTATCGAGTTTATTTGCTGGGGAACCCG GTAGTCTGGTGGCTGAATCTGGTCACTATTGGATTGTACCTCCTAATGGCAACTTGCACTATTGTGACCATCAAGAGGGGAGCTCAGCTGACAGTTGAATTCAAAG AGCTCTCTGAAGTCTTGCTGCATAGTGGAGGGAAGATCATGCTGGGCTGGCTCCTCCATTACCTCCCTTTCTTCATGATGGGCAGAGTCCTCTACTTTCATCATTACTTTCCTGCCATGCTTTTCTCTAGCATGTTGACAG GAATTACATGGGACACATTACTGAAGTTCTGTGCTGGGTGCCTGTCCTGCTCCATGGGGAAGAGGGTGTATACATATGGGATGCTGGCACTGATGCTGCTCATTGTGTACAG CTTCtacctcttccatcctctgtccTATGGGATGGTGGGACCTATGGCTTCAGATCCCAACAGCCCaatggcagggctcaggtggctGGAATCATGGGAGTTCTAG
- the POMT2 gene encoding protein O-mannosyl-transferase 2 isoform X1, translated as MTLAAGRCQAESGPRCGGLRQRRPRRPAGEPSRPSPPPRAWAPLEAPVGVWAPLASITLLSFASRFYRLSEPPHVCWDETHFGKMGSYYINRTFFFDVHPPLGKMLIGLAGYLSGYNGTFPFQKPGDRYEHHNYIGMRGFCAFLGSCLVPFAYLIVLELSKSLSAALLAASILIFDTGCITLSQYILLDPILMFFLMGAVLSMVKYNSCAVRPFSAPWWFWLSLTGVNLAGAIGVKFVGLFVVLLVGLNTVYDLWELLGDLSLSLVTLGKHLLARVFCLILLPLALYTAQFAVHFAVLNKSGPGDGFFSSAFQSRLIGNNLHNVSVPEHLAYGSVITMKNLRMAGGYLHSHWHLYPEGVGARQQQVTAYLHKDLNNLWVIKKHDSNTADHLDPSCSVEFVRHGDVIRLEHKETSRNLHSHQHEAPMTRKHFQVTGYGINGTGDANDFWRIEVVGRKAGKRIKVLRSQIRLTHLATGCILGSSGKTLPKWGWEQVEVTCTPYVKETPNALWNVEDHINPKLPNISLDVLKPSFPEILLESHMVMIRGNSGLKPKENEVTSKPWHWPINYQGLRFSGVNETDYRVYLLGNPVVWWLNLVTIGLYLLMATCTIVTIKRGAQLTVEFKELSEVLLHSGGKIMLGWLLHYLPFFMMGRVLYFHHYFPAMLFSSMLTGITWDTLLKFCAGCLSCSMGKRVYTYGMLALMLLIVYSFYLFHPLSYGMVGPMASDPNSPMAGLRWLESWEF; from the exons ATGACGCTGGCGGCGGGGCGCTGCCAGGCCGAGTCGGGCCCGCGCTGCGGGGGGCTGCGGCAGCGCCGACCTCGCAGGCCGGCCGGCGAGCCGAGCCGTCCCTCTCCTCCTCCgcgggcctgggctcccctggaAGCTCCAGTCGGGGTCTGGGCCCCGCTGGCCTCCATCACCCTCCTCAGCTTCGCCTCCCGCTTCTACCGCCTGTCCGAGCCGCCGCACGTCTG ttgGGATGAAACTCATTTTGGGAAGATGGGAAGTTACTACATTAACCGGACCTTCTTCTTTGATGTCCACCCACCTCTGGGGAAG atGCTGATAGGACTTGCTGGGTACCTGAGCGGATACAATGGCACGTTTCCTTTCCAAAAGCCAGGGGACAGATATGAGCATCATAACTACATAGGAATGAGAGGG TTTTGTGCATTTCTAGGCTCATGCCTAGTTCCCTTCGCCTACCTCATAGTGCTGGAGCTTTCCAAGTCACTGTCTGCAGCATTACTTGCagcctccatcctgatttttg ATACAGGCTGCATTACGCTGTCCCAGTACATCCTGCTTGACCCCATTCTGATGTTCTTTCTTATGGGAGCTGTCCTGAGTATGGTCAAGTATAACTCCTGTGCAGTTAG GCCATTTTCTGCCCCCTGGTGGTTCTGGCTGAGTCTGACTGGGGTCAACCTTGCTGGTGCGATAGGGGTGAAGTTTGTTGGCCTCTTTGTAGTCCTCTTGGTTGGACTGAACACAGTTTATGATCTTTGGGAGTTGCTGGGGGACCTCAGCCTGTCACTG GTCACACTGGGGAAACACTTGCTGGCTCGTGTATTCTGCCTCATCCTGCTGCCACTTGCGCTCTACACAGCTCAGTTTGCTGTTCACTTCGCAGTGTTAAATAAAAG TGGGCCTGGGGATGGTTTTTTCAGCTCTGCCTTTCAGTCCCGACTGATTGGGAACAATCTTCACAATGTCTCTGTTCCAGAGC ACCTGGCCTATGGTTCTGTGATCACAATGAAGAACCTTCGGATGGCAGGGGGGTACCTTCATTCACACTGGCACTTGTACCCAGAGGGTGTGGGGGCTCGTCAGCAGCAG GTCACTGCCTATTTACACAAGGACTTGAACAACCTGTGGGTTATAAAGAAACATGATTCCAACACAG CAGATCATTTAGATCCTTCCTGCTCTGTGGAGTTTGTAAGGCATGGAGATGTTATCCGGCTGGAGCACAAAGA GACTTCTAGAAATCTTCACAGTCACCAGCATGAGGCCCCCATGACAAGGAAGCACTTTCAGGTCACTGGATACGGAATA AATGGAACAGGAGATGCCAACGATTTTTGGCGGATTGAGGTGGTGGGCAGGAAGGCTGGGAAACGTATTAAAGTCCTACGGAGTCAGATCCGACTGACTCATCTGGCCACAGGATGCATACTTGGGTCCTCTGGGAAGACGCTGCCAAAATG GGGCTGGGAACAGGTGGAAGTCACCTGCACTCCATATGTGAAGGAGACTCCCAATGCCCTTTGGAATGTTGAAGATCACATCAATCCCAAGT tGCCCAATATCAGTCTGGATGTTCTGAAACCTTCGTTCCCAGAGATTCTCCTGGAGTCCCACATGGTTATGATCCGG GGAAATAGTGGCCTCAAACCAAAGGAGAATGAAGTCACATCCAAGCCTTGGCACTGGCCCATCAACTACCAG GGCCTGCGTTTCTCTGGAGTCAACGAAACAGATTATCGAGTTTATTTGCTGGGGAACCCG GTAGTCTGGTGGCTGAATCTGGTCACTATTGGATTGTACCTCCTAATGGCAACTTGCACTATTGTGACCATCAAGAGGGGAGCTCAGCTGACAGTTGAATTCAAAG AGCTCTCTGAAGTCTTGCTGCATAGTGGAGGGAAGATCATGCTGGGCTGGCTCCTCCATTACCTCCCTTTCTTCATGATGGGCAGAGTCCTCTACTTTCATCATTACTTTCCTGCCATGCTTTTCTCTAGCATGTTGACAG GAATTACATGGGACACATTACTGAAGTTCTGTGCTGGGTGCCTGTCCTGCTCCATGGGGAAGAGGGTGTATACATATGGGATGCTGGCACTGATGCTGCTCATTGTGTACAG CTTCtacctcttccatcctctgtccTATGGGATGGTGGGACCTATGGCTTCAGATCCCAACAGCCCaatggcagggctcaggtggctGGAATCATGGGAGTTCTAG